The stretch of DNA CAAACCTCTACATTATATGACAATAATGAACCCTCAACTCTGTCAAGGCCTAGTGACCATGACCTGGATAATTGGTATCATTAATTGCATGATACTCTCTCCCTATGCTATGAGTCTTCCTCGATGTGAAAACCACCACCTGGATCACTATTTCTGTGAGATATCTGCAATGGTCAAAATTGCATGTGTGGACACCACAGTCATGGAAGAAATCTTATTTGcattgtgtttttttattttcctcccaCCGCTTCTTCTCATTCTGGTTTCATATAGCTTCATTGCTGTAGCTGTGCTCAAGATCAAATCTGCAGCCGGGAGACAAAAAGCATTTGGGACCTGTTCCTCCCATCTCATTGTGGTATCCATCTTCTATGGGACTGTTATCTACATGTACATCCAACCAGGAAATAGTCCATCTCAGGATGAGGGTAAACTACTCAGTATCTTTTATTCCATTGTTACTCCCAGCTTGAACCCACTGATCTATACACTAAGGAATAAGGAGCTCAAGGGGGCCATGAAGAGGctgattagaaaagaaaaactttctggAGAAACAATAGGACACTAATATCTTTTCACAAGGCATTTCCAATAAAGAAATTGGCCCCGTGTAACTTTTAATTCcttgtgaaattattttagtAGAGCCAttacttaaaagtaaaaataatacctAGAAAAATGTGCGTATATTTTAATGTCCGTGTCCTATAATCCCAAGGGCTGATTCTAAACTAAAAATGCCTTTCAAAGTCACTAGctaatggccaacaggcacatgaatagatgctcaaAATCATCAATGATTAGAGAAATCCaagtcaaaattacaatgaggtatcacctcacactggtaagaatggtcatcatttaaaagtctacagataataaatgttggagaggatgtggagaaaaaaggaactctcttacactggatgagatggctggatggcaataccgactcgatgggcatgagtttgagtaaactctgggagttggtgatagatagggaggcctggcatactgcgattcatggggtcgcaaagagtccaacacgactgagcgactgaactgaattgaactgaacctgttgatgggaatgtaagttggagCAGCCACAATTGAAataagtatggaggttcctttaaaaactaaaaatagagttattatatgggcatgtatctggagaaaactctaattcaaaaaaagaaatatatgcaccccagtgctcacgtgtgtgtatgtgcccagtcatgtctgactctttacaaccctatggactgcagttctccaggctcctctcttcatggggtttcccaggcaagaatactggagtgggtttccatttcctgctccacCAACCAGTGCTCATAGCAGCACaagttacaatagccaagacatggaagcaacctaaatgtccattgacagaaaaatagataaagaagctcTGGTATATGTGTTATAGGTTATTTTAATAtaggttattgttgttgttcagttgtccagtcttgtccgactctttgtgactctatggactgcagcacaccaggcttccctgttcatcaccaactcccggagcttattcaaactcatgtccattgagtcagtgatgccatccaaccatctcatcctctgtcatccccttttcctcctgccttcaatctttcccagcatcagggtcttttccaaagagtcagttcttcacataaggtggccaaagtattgacatttcagcttcagcatcagtcattccaatgaatatccaggactgatttcctttaggattgactggtttgatcttgcagtccataggttattactcagccataaaaaatgagtaaaaaaaaaaaaaaagaataatgccatttgcagcaacatggatgacttAGACATTATaacactaagtaaaataagtcagacaaagataattatatgatatcacttatatgtggaatcttaaaaaatgatacaaacaaactTTTTTACAAAACATGAGAAatacactcacagacatagaaaacgaactcatggttaccaaaggggatgcGGGGAGCTAAAGTagaatttgggattaatatatatacactactatgtataaaatagataaacaaagacctactgtaaagcacaggcaattatattcaatatcttataacagTCTATAAcccaaatggaaaagaatctgaatatatatatatatacgctcatatatattatatatattcagatatatacatatatataattgaatcacttgactgtatacctgaaactaacacaacagtgtaaattaaCTACACCTCAAGTTAAAAATggatgaaaagtaaaagaaaaagcccTCACTCATCATTCCTATTCTATAAATCATGCTCCATTCTTTAGTGTTTTCCTTATAGTTCAGTTCAAGCTTTATCAAGAAGCTGAAATATTTCAGCACTGACCACACAGTATGAGTCAGATGATTCCATCCTCAAGCTAGTATCACAGAAACGtgaattttgataaaattttctAGGCAGTtcattaataaaagaataaaatgcattgAGGAGGGCATAATACATTTTAACAGTTGAATCGGGTTTtaagtataaataatatattaacagGTAAAAAATCCAGTAACATTCAAAGGCAGATGAAATAGGCATTTGAATGTTTTTTCAGAATAATAATATTGCTGTTAAAGTATAGGCTATCTTgatagagagagaaaagaatccaAAAGGTAAAATTAAGCCCAATTGTTAATAAAAATTGTGGTGTCTATACTCTCaaatatttctctgatgattagtgacttttgcttttattgttcTTATTTGCTCTTTCAAATGCTATTTTTACTGAATTCTCCTACTGTTAACCTGAAAAAGGGCAAgatttataacttttataataGCCATGTTTTAAGTGTTACTTTTTTCACATATAGCTGAATTTCTATGGCTACACACTAAAAAAGGCAGACATGCAAACAAACACAGGTACGTATATGAACATACCACTGATTATGGTTTTTATACTGGTGAACATACGTTCCTGTCCTCTAGCAGGTCCTATGTTCAGGACTTCGGGTGGATTACAGgacaaaatataaacagaactTACCATGCAACCATCAGAAGTTTCAATCTACCACCATCTACAACACATGTGCCAGAATATGACACTAAATTTCAAAGGAATAAAATGCCTGAATCCATAATATA from Muntiacus reevesi chromosome 20, mMunRee1.1, whole genome shotgun sequence encodes:
- the LOC136151220 gene encoding olfactory receptor 2W1-like, which gives rise to MINDSYFGGFILLGFPGQPQLEMILSGVVFFFYTIALIGNIAIILLPLLDERLQIPMYFFLRNLAILDLCYTTNIVPQMLVNVWGKDKKISFSGCAFQLFIDVTLCTVECMLLAVMSYDRYNAVCKPLHYMTIMNPQLCQGLVTMTWIIGIINCMILSPYAMSLPRCENHHLDHYFCEISAMVKIACVDTTVMEEILFALCFFIFLPPLLLILVSYSFIAVAVLKIKSAAGRQKAFGTCSSHLIVVSIFYGTVIYMYIQPGNSPSQDEGKLLSIFYSIVTPSLNPLIYTLRNKELKGAMKRLIRKEKLSGETIGH